The DNA region acagcagcagcgagcctcacctccacctcagccACAGACaccgcaacaacaagaggAACAGCAACGCCAGTCGCCTGTCCAGACTCGCTCTTCCCCTATGGAGGCCGAAAACACCATAATCATCTCCGAGCCCACCGAAACCAAGTCTGCCGGCCCATCCCACGACACCACTCGTCCCAAACTCGAGCTCAAGCCCCCGGCTGAACCACGGCCCCGTTCCAGCTCTCCCCCGGCCGTCGATCACGACTCCGATGACGACCTGTCCGATGTTGAATCGCCCATCATCGCCTCTGCTACTGTCGCGACACTCAAGCCTGCTTCACCAAGCAACAAGACAACACAAACCGGGGCGGTCGCAAGAGAAAACATTGCTATTTTTGAAcgggcaaagaagaaggccgaggaggagaggatcgcgcaggagaggatggtgatggaggagaagattccggtgtttgatgatgagatgatgaatgctgggaagaagaagcaggatgaGAAGGTGCAGATGAGCGCGACGAGTTATCCGGGGCAGGAGTGGAATCCTTATGGGGAGTTCcaggagtgggagtgagtgagtgggtgagtgagtgagtgggtgagtgagtgatGTGATGTCATTGTAATGTTTGGAATGGTACATATACATGTGTGGATATGTTTATTCATTTGTTTGGGgtagtttttttttgggagaTGACGATATCAGCAGACGAtctatttctttttctttttgttgatgagCGTTCTTGTTTATTCTTTGGGTAAAAAAGCTACCAAGTCAATATCTAATCtgatcttctttttttgtttcttgacAGTATTTACTTTGATCACCGCTGTGTATCTACGTCTTGTCTCCCTGGTTTAGTCTATGGGAATAGCCTCACCGCTTAGCAAGCCAGTAACGAACGTGAAATGGTCCAATTTGCTACTTATTTTGACACGCTGTGGACACGATCCTCGTCTTGAAATCGAGAACCAAGAGGTGAGAAGGCAATAAATATACAAAAGTCAGAATGTTGACCACTGCTGAAAGAGTGGCAAATACAGCACTTAAGCCGCCAACCCCACATTTCCAAACCGCTAATTTTCCCGCTCTCCAGCGCTCTGATTTAGTTCTCACCattcgtcatcatcacttgCAACTCAATAGCCATTGTTGGCGCGCACAATCgcgcccccccttcccccaaaacTCAAAACCACTTTACAAGAACAGACATCATGGCCCCGATATTACCACCATCAAGCAACCCCACTCAGAACAATACCCAAGATGAAACGGGACTAGAAGATGCCCACTCTCGACCCCGACCCCGGCCCCGACCCCAAAGATCCCCATCCGAGCTCGCCCGCCTCAGAGTCCAAAACCGCCGGCGGGAGTACCTGAGCAGAAACCCGTCCTACTTCGACCGGCCAGACCACGAGCTCTCggaccccctcctccacgaccaGCTGATCCGCcgcttcctcaccccccggGAGCGGGAAGCAGACTCCAAGTCCAAAGGGTACGCCCGCGTCCTCGAGGGGTCCCTCCTTCGGGGCGAGGAACGGTTGGCAAAGCTCTCCTCGGAGAAACCGGCCGGGGATGAAATCGGCGAGAacggggcggcggcggcggcggctggtgTGTCGCAggctgggagagggagggggggcaagGTGGAAGCCGCGGGGACGAGCTTCACCTCCTTCAGCGCCGAGTTGCTACCCCCGCCGGAGacaaaagaggagggggaggagaggtggagggggtttctAAGGGATCGGTTCGTaaggggtgaggatgaggattttGAGTATGACGAGGTCGATGACAGGGACGAGCTTGACGAGTTggagcggagggagagggaggaggagtggatcgagggggaggagccggGGTGGGCTGACagtgagggtgaaggagaaggaggggggagggtggggagggtgctgacgggggagacgggggtgcAGGACTTTTAAAGAGGTTTGGgcagcgccgccgccgggctGGGTAGAAGCTGTTGAGAGGGTGCGCAAACAAAAGCCTGATATTTAAAACGCCAACAAAAGCCTAGCAGCTTTGTCTCTGCGGGGCATCAACATCTATCAGGTACCTGTCCCAAAACCCAAGTCTACCCACCCGGAATCGAAtcagctcctcccctccctcatgtACCACCTCAtagccctcttcctctcctcaaaCAACGGCCCCTGCCTCCcgttcttcttcatcgcctcCCACACGTCCAAcgcaatctcctcctcttcgctcAACCCGCCATTATCGCCCCCCATTATCGTCACCCCCCCCAGCCCATTATCatacctcctcaccttcttcctcgtcaacgccacctcccccttgtGCTGCCCCGTTCCTGCTTGTCCGTCACCAGCCCGCTCTTGTTGCCGCTCCAGCAACCCCACGAAAAACtgatcccccctctcctcgatAAATCTCACCGCGTGCGTCCTCCTCCAGTGGCGGCGCCAGCAGTCGGgtcggctgctgttgttttgttgctcAATACTCACCCCTTGTCGACAAGGggacaagagagaaaaactTACTACGTCTGTGAGGGCTTGCAGTCGTGGCAGGTGGTGCGCGTGGACTTGATGTGGAGCGTGTCGATGTGGCGGTCTAGTTCCCAGTGGCGGGGGAACTCGGCGCTGCAGACCTGgccggaggggaggaggtgggcgcACTGGTAGCGTTCCTCCGCGTTGGGGGGGACCGTTCGGCGGGCGTGGGCTATAGGGGGGCTCGGTacggggtgttggggggcgTTGTTGtcgagagagaggggggctggggctgggaggAGGTCGGAGAGAAAGGGGTCtgtggtgacggtggtggtggtgggagagttGAACGGGGTGGCGGTTGGGTAGTGGGGGTCTGGATGAGGGTTGATATCGATGCTGGCCAAACTGTCATATTGGGGTGTAACTACCTGCTGCATGTCTGCAATGGTGTGAGGTTGGTAGTGCTGCTGAGCCGGGTTGTGTCGCGTTGGCTGAAAGGCTTGGTGGCGGTAGTCAGGAGCCGATGGCTGGAAGAAAGCTGCTACGGGCAGTGCTTGAACCTCtggaggtgggtgttgttgcggATGGGGCAGCTGGGAGACTATTCCACCGATATTGTTCTGAACAGCTGGAGAGGAGTATGTTGTCTCGGGGAACGGGGCGTGGATGAATGAAAAGGCATCCGGCTGGGAAGCGAAGAACGACGGGGGAAGCATCTCCATGAGTGGTGCCATAGTGCCCTGGGGAAGCTGTTGGGTGCCTTCGGGTTGTTGACCATGACTTCCGAGTGAGTTGCGCCGGCATTCGTAGCAGTCATGCTCCCTCGCGACCCAGTCATACCAGGACGTGGGAGAGTTGGCATGGTCGGGAGGCCAGATGATGTACGAACCAGCGTAGTCGGAAGTTCCGGCGGTGAGAACGCTAAGATCAGCCGGAAGATTCAAGGGACGGGGGAAATCCACGACATTCCTAGAGTCTAGAGACTCATCATGAGGCCGTGTTTCCTATTCCAAGTCAGCAAGACGACTATCAGGGCAAGAACCCCAGTGTGAAAGGGGATAGCCCAATGAAAACTTACCAACCAGTATCCGTGGGTGTCCCCGGCGAGTGGAGGGACGGGATATGCACTCGTGTCGACCATTGTTCTCGAGTCAAACCCTACAAGGTATGTTTGTAGAGATCAGGATGCAGATGAAAGCTCGACAGGACGACCGAAGACTGGGTGGCATCAGAGAAAAACTCTCATCTTTATACCTGTAACAGGTACAGGAAGatccatctcggcctgctgAATTGCAGCCAGCTGTCGCCCATCTGCACTGTTCAACCAACGAGATGTCAGAGAGACCGAGTCCATGCTTGAGTACTCGACTTGTAGCCCCTCGGCCCAGCGTCTACCAACTTTGAAGTAATTCCCTGCAAGAGGTCGATCGTGATCCCGGGACATTTGCTCCCTTCACACCCTCAAAACTAGGGCTAGCTCCACGTGGGGGACAGTCTCTGAGGCATCCCCAATCGGGTCTCTCGCAGCCATACAAAAACTGTTTTGTCGGTGTTGGAATATCTGCTCGGAAAAAGGACCAAAGCTTTCCGAAGCAGCTCTGGACACCGCCAGCACTGTGTGAAAAAGGACGGCGACCTCCCATCCTACGCCTGTCAGCCCGTTTCAGATGAAGTTCAACGAGTCCCATTTGCAAACTTCCAATAGTTTTGAGTTTGAGGCGAGATAAAACTTCATTTTGTTAGTAATGGCGTATTCCGATCTCTTCCAGATGTCGTATAGAAGCCTCCATCGCAGCATAAAGTGCCTTCGGTTACACCCAACGGCGCGCTCAAATGGCAGCGGGAGACGGGTGGTACGGGTGGTATGGGTTGTATGGGTGGTATGGGGGGTATGGGTGGTACGGGTGGTACGGATGTATCTTCCATGCTGTGTGATGCTGGACTTCGTCGTCGGGAGCCTCTTCGCACGGCTTATTTCCCGGGCATTGTGAGCAAATGCCGAGCGGCAGGCAAGAAGCAGGAAGGACTCGAACTTCATGGTTAGGGGGTGGGGAATGATACCCGATGCCTTGCAGGAGTGCGCCAAGTCCGTTGATATGCGCCGCATTTCCTCGTCGAAGGGCGTCAGATCTGATCGATTCTCATTCGTAGGATTGTAAGTAAAGATCGAGCCAATGAAATGGCAATAAAATGGGTGGAAAACCTGGCTCGAAATCGTTCCAACTTCCTGGAAGCTGTCACGTCGATAGTGACAGTGAGTGTTTATTCCCCGGATTCTGGCAGATCTAGCGGGAACTAAGCCTTCCCGTGAAGTTTGACAGGGCTCCAACAATGCGGCTAACCGCAGAGATCCAGGGTCCCAGCAGTTCGTGCACCCTGTTCCGAGGGGGCCAGGCTCCAGGCTTTGCTTGCGTTATTTCTGGGAGCTGCAGTCTCCCAACATggcccaacccccaaccccccaacccatgCCAGAAGCAGTCGAAGAAGGGACGCAGAAATCTAAGAACTTGGGTGGTCCCCTCTCCCGAGCCCGAGACAGATCCCACCCGTTTCTTAGCGCAAATCATTGGTCATCAAGGGCGTCTGTCGGTGCTCCTAAATCAAGTGCGCGAGCCAACTACCCCTTCGAGTTCGACGTGCGTATCAAGAAGTAATCTACCTGTCGGTGAAAAAGCCGGGAGCCAAGAACAAACAGGCTGGCTCGGTCGGTCGACGATCTGCTTCCTCATATGGTGTGCGCATGCGAGCCTCCTGTCCTTCTTGTTGGCTCGTCAATGCTGGGGTATGCGGGCATGCCAACTAGTACCAATGGTGGCTAAGGGGTGATCGATTCAAGCCAACCAGAAGAGGTCGATGTTTGAGGGCTGGCAGCCTTTCCTGTCCCGCCCTGCAGGCGGTTCATGGGATGTGCTgtgagaagaagctgatATAGCTATCGCCTGTTCccgttggaggtggtgttcaGTTGACCGCTCTTTGAAACTGCACAGGATAAGTTTCTGCCGGAGATTGTCGATATCAAGCCTGGAGTTCTCTCACGGTGTGTCGCCTTGCCAGACCATGCGTGTTTCAAACCAAGCAGATTGTTTGGGGCTCCGAGGAAAACTTTCACTTGGAGATCTTGGTCGACTTGCGCATCTTCCAACGGCTTAATGTTGTTGAGTCCTTGTGACTCCTCCGCGAGGTAAATTCAAATACCGTAGATGAGGCAACCTTTCAACATGACCAAAAAGCACCACATGCTGAGAGTCTTTGTAGCCCGTATTGACCCATCCCTGATCACAAAGCAAACAATCATAACCTGGGACAGAAACCTTGGGATATGTGACAGTGGGAAAGTGACAGCAGGTTGCAGTTCCCGTCCCATCCCATGCCGTGCAACTCGCACTAATGTCGTTTGACAGGTTGAGTGGCAATGTTTGGCCAAGGTGGCTCCAAGTGTTCGTCCGTTGTGCCATATTCCCCAGCTGCTATGCAGCCACTGTTTCAGTCGGCGTGGAGGTCAACTTGGCAGCGATGCTCCGGAAGAACGAACGAATGAAAGGGTGTGGCATCCACGATGAGATAGGTAGTGCAGAGATAGCCGAAGCAGACGGGTGTTGCCGAAAATGTCAACTTGTCAACAGGAGTATTGAGCAATAGAAACCACGTCTGTGTATGTATACTCAGTATGTATCTATCTGTAAGAGGTGAAAATGAAGATCTCGGGATGGCAACAAACGACCTTCGCGTCCAAGACAACACAAACCTGGAACAGTATCCTTGGGCTGAGCAAGATGCGTCAAGCAGGCACTTGCCGCTTGGCCCAATCCCATCCACATTGCAGATATGCATGGCAGGCAAGACAGACGCCAGAAACACGAGGCCTTGAGGTCTTAGAATGAGATATGATAGCGTGCAGCTGTCTCGATGGCTCTCAGTGGGGGGACGAATGACGGACCTTGTTGTGGTGTAAACCAGCAAGAAATATGCACAGGCAATCACAGAACGCACAGCAAGCACAAATGTGCCTGCTGATCGGAACGCCGTTCGGGTCCGGCTGGCTCTTGCTTCCCCGATTGTTGAGATGTTGTAGTTTGGCACCTTCTGTCTGATTCCTCTCCGCGCCTGGAGGGCtaaggtggaggaggggttgggagggggaagtcGCATAGTCTTGCCTGATTCAATCATCTCTGGACGAAAAGTTCCGTCTTGGGGGTTATGCCCGTAAGCATCTTGGGGCTTTGGAACCATCACGTAAACGCTGCTGCCCCTTCTCCGCCCTTGGTGATAGttcttgtggttggtttATCATTCGAGACTCGAGATACGGGTGCGGGGTTTTGTGTTGGCTTCATCGTGCCTCTCTGTCAGTCCACAAACAGTGTGACAGAGTTTGCATTTCAAGCCGCAGAAACTGTCCATTCTACCGTCTCCTGtccaccaaaacaaaactctGGACCTGATCCTCAACACGGACCCGGATGCTGCCCCGAGGACCCGAGTCGGCAAAAAGACCAAAGCTTGTCGTCCACGGACCATGTGTCAAAGCCCCCGACCCGGAGATGGATTCCAGACCCCGACCCGCCTCTCCGCTCCATCAGCAAACGCTTTGACCAGCTGAGCCGCATAGCAGGGGCCTTTAAGAAATGGCATTCGAAACAAGAATCCCGGTTTTTGGCTTGATCGATGACGTTGTTCAAATCCGCCAGTGAAGAAATTGTTGGCCGGCCATCGAAccaaagagggaggaggcacCACCAAAACTCGGCCAACTTTTGCTTTGCTGATTGACTCCTCGTAGGGAAGCCACAATTGCTGAGCTGTTTGCCCGCTCGCCATAGCCATAGCGTATCATTTCTCATTAGTCAGCAACCGAAAGGCTCTTCCGGCCGGGTCAAACGTTGGCCAGCCCGTCCGGCCGCAGGAGTCGGgccagctgttgttgagccaTCCCGGACATCCAGAGTCAAATTGAATCAACCCCAAGATAGGCAGGATGGAGACTCCGACCCTCCATCCATTACCAAACTGAGCGATATCCTCGGACTcaccccatcccatctcacaAATCCACAGGCGCTTTTGTGCCTTCTTCGCACGTCTGGACTCCGCTCCAAGCAATCGGGGACTGGGCAGGGTCCAATGGGAGCCGAGCTGACCCCTGTCTAGAGGCTGTAAATCTGGGGGCGCTTTTCCTTTTCAGAGTCTTGTGTGTCCTACCGTTGCTGCTCTGCACATCTTTGATGCTGCAGGTTATCACCTTCTCTGCCCGCATCCGCTTTCGCTGCCCGGAgactgctcctcctgctgcatCTCTAGATTCCTCATCGTCTTGTTTTGGACAGCTTGCCTCCCACCATCGACTAACTGCGTGTGTTCCTGTTCCATTTTGAGCGCGCTGCTTAGGATACTCaattttttctttttttcttttcttcttcttctctgcttATCGACGCATGCCTCGGCTGGCGGTGGCCGTGACCGTCCGACAAAACACCTCAGACATTCATCTCGCTGTCTCACCCGCCGGTAGCAGACGCGATTTCCTTGTGCGGCCACGAGGTCGAGTAACGGAGGAAGCAGCGGCCTTCTTTTGGTGATTCAAGGACCCGCCAGCTTCTGGTGTGGTCCTTCGCAAATCTCCCAAGCTGGATTACAAGTATGTGCACGACAGGGAACGCGCTTCTCTCAATAATCCCCCAACGCTCCCCGCAAGGCGTCACATGGCCGTTACTAACAAGCTGTGGCAAAGCTTCGTTACGGTGGCCGGCTGGTCCTCGCATCAGCCTGTCCAGTCCGTCGGTCGCCCCAGGGTGGCCCACAACAGATCGCTCTCTAGTATCTTGAGAGCCGCCTCGCCGAAGCCTTCGCCGGGCCACGCTAGGGCCAATTCTATTGCCGAATCGTCCATGACCGCCGACATTGCCCGTTCTGTTCCCTCTACGCCCCAGCCGCAGCGGCTCTTCTCACCCCAAGAACATGATGACGAGAACGACTTGAGCACCATCCCCGACCCTAGGAGCAGGGCGATGAGCCCTGCAGACCCCGAAACCATGGCCGCCTCCCACCATCCCGATCTCGACCAGGAGGTCGCAACTTTGAGCACCAAGctcatcaacgccatcaaccaccagaCGACTTTGGACGATAATCTCTCTGCGACGAGGTTGGAATTGGAAAAGGCCCGCGAGCAGGTTCGGCAGTTGGAAGTCCAGGTGGCCGAGCAGAGGGAGATGCTGGCAGGGGACGTTTGGGTTCGAAGGAAAACCGTCGAGGCCGAAAAGAGCCATCTTCTGGCGCGtgtggcggaggagaagcggGCGCGTGCCGACATGGAAcagcagaaaaagaagattgAGCAGGAACTGGAGAACTTGACGGCAGCTCTCTTTGAAGAGGCTAACAAGATGGTTATCTCGGCCAAAGAGGAGGCTCGAAGAGAACAGGAAGTCCTTCAGCGCAAGAATGATCAGCTGAAATCCCAGCTTGCCGACACGGAAGCCATTCTTAGGTCGCAACAGGAACAGCTGGTCCAGCTGAAGAACGTTATGGAGCAGATGACGGCAGCGAATGAGGAGCAGGCTCCCCCTACCTGCCCATCGTCACCGACCTTCAGCAAATTCGAGGACTGCGATGGTCCCTCCGTTACCATGAACCACCCGCACCACACCCATAGTCAGAGTCTCCCGGCTGCGCTTTCGCCGTCATACCCAACCAGCTTCACGCAGCTGCTACACCCGGTCCTTCGCACAGACTTGGCGGCATTCCGGGATTTCAAGGATCTTGTCCAAACATCGAAGCGGCTCTCGTCCCAGCGCACTCCTTCGAATGCTTCAAATTCTGGATTGGTCTCACTTGGGCTCGGTCTCGGGTCTGTGGCGTCCCATGTCACGGCGGGCAACCTGTCCAGTACATCTCTTGCGACCAATGCCACCGCCGGCTCGCCGGCGACCTCGCCGCAGACGCCAAATACCCCCGCTTCCACCGTGAGCACAACCTCTTCTGCCGCCGCGCCTGTCCTGCCCCATTTGAAGGAGACCAAGTTCTACAAGAGGGTCTTGACGGAGGATATCGAGCCGACCCTTCGGTTGGACAGTGCGCCTGGCCTTTCTTGGCTCGCTCGCCGGAGCGTATTGACTGCCATGACGGAAGGAACATTGGTTGTTGAGCCCGCGCCGTCCACGACCACTGGCAGATTTGGCAGAATCATGAGACCTGAATTGATCCCATGCTCTCTATGCGGCGAGCAGAGGACTGAAGAGCAGTATCTTCGGACACATCGTTTCCGCACCAGCGAGTCCGACTCGGCACAAAACGCATATCCCCTTTGCAAATACTGTCTTGGTCGGGTTCGGTCTACTTGCGATTTCCTCGGGTTTTTGCGTATTGTGAAGGACGGCCATTGGcgtgccgaggacgaggatgctGAACGGGCCGCTTGGGAGGAGAGCGTTCGGTTGAGAGATCAGATGTTCTGGAGCCGCATCGGAGGTGGCGTCGTGCCTGGAGGGCATGTTCATCGAGGAGTCTCCAGTGTTGCGCCTAGCATCCGCGGCGAGCGAAGCCCCAGGCCGAGCCACGAAATCTCGGAGAAGTTTGCAGATGTACCCGAGGTTCCCGGACCTGTCGACGCGGCCAAAGAGCTGCCCAAAACGCCTGAGCAGCGTCCCGCAGACGAGACGCTGCCTGTTCCTCAAGCGCCACCTGCGCTTGAcaaagtggaggaggttgacgacgacaagaCACCACCTGCCGTCGTCGAGGACGACTCCAAAACACCCCTGGCGGCGATCAAGGAcgaaaaaccaccacccgcagTGGAAGAGTCTCAGATTCCGCCACCAGCCCTTGATGAGCCTGTCCAGTCCCTCAAGCCGCAACCATCTGTCCAACAAGTCGAGGTTAAGCCTCTGTCTTTGACGATACCCTGATTGGCTGTTCATCTTTGCGAGCACGCCAATCCAGTACATAATTCCCAACCTTGTCGACACAAGTTCCAGCTTCGACAATGGACGACACATAAGCACATAGCCCAAAAGCCTGGATTATAGGACATTTAATAATGTATTAATACCGGCTCACGACCTGctgttttggtttggttttcCTCTTGGGGACAAACGGCAAAGTCATAGATGAGCAGAAGCACATTTGGCGTTTCGGTCATACCATTCATtcgttttgttttttcctATTTATCTCTATCCGGTCTGGGCTTGGTACTGAGATTTCTTTTGGGGGAAAAGCGACCATTACCATTCCTGGCGTTTTTGGGTCTTTTTGTTTCATCTGGGATTTCCTTGTGTCGCTGTTTCAATTTTTTTCGCTctcgtttttttttggttttgttttttttctttttttggcaAAGCAGAATGCAAAtcatggatggatggttgtggttgtgggtgggtAAAGGGGGataagagggagggggataagaGGGGGGGataagagggagggggataagggggggaagaagaaccCCTGGATTGTAAGGATACCTAACGAATGGATtgtggttttcttttcttttttcttttctgttgtTCACCTTTATGCTGTTCCTGATTTTCCATACATAGTATTAGTATTACCTGTCTACCTTACCATGAGGAGGATAGGGGGctgaagaaaggggggtatCAAGTTTGGATGAAGATATGGTTAGATTCCCATTGAAGATGTTTT from Podospora pseudoanserina strain CBS 124.78 chromosome 1, whole genome shotgun sequence includes:
- the SEC2 gene encoding rab guanine nucleotide exchange factor S2 (EggNog:ENOG503NZEU; COG:U); amino-acid sequence: MTADIARSVPSTPQPQRLFSPQEHDDENDLSTIPDPRSRAMSPADPETMAASHHPDLDQEVATLSTKLINAINHQTTLDDNLSATRLELEKAREQVRQLEVQVAEQREMLAGDVWVRRKTVEAEKSHLLARVAEEKRARADMEQQKKKIEQELENLTAALFEEANKMVISAKEEARREQEVLQRKNDQLKSQLADTEAILRSQQEQLVQLKNVMEQMTAANEEQAPPTCPSSPTFSKFEDCDGPSVTMNHPHHTHSQSLPAALSPSYPTSFTQLLHPVLRTDLAAFRDFKDLVQTSKRLSSQRTPSNASNSGLVSLGLGLGSVASHVTAGNLSSTSLATNATAGSPATSPQTPNTPASTVSTTSSAAAPVLPHLKETKFYKRVLTEDIEPTLRLDSAPGLSWLARRSVLTAMTEGTLVVEPAPSTTTGRFGRIMRPELIPCSLCGEQRTEEQYLRTHRFRTSESDSAQNAYPLCKYCLGRVRSTCDFLGFLRIVKDGHWRAEDEDAERAAWEESVRLRDQMFWSRIGGGVVPGGHVHRGVSSVAPSIRGERSPRPSHEISEKFADVPEVPGPVDAAKELPKTPEQRPADETLPVPQAPPALDKVEEVDDDKTPPAVVEDDSKTPLAAIKDEKPPPAVEESQIPPPALDEPVQSLKPQPSVQQVEVKPLSLTIP